The following are encoded in a window of Rubellicoccus peritrichatus genomic DNA:
- a CDS encoding peroxiredoxin-like family protein, protein MRLLAVNETLPEAAQALSLLNERNESVRFGSLLGGQPSVFVFLRHFGCIACSEHITAWKPRFAEFERLGICIALIGNGTVEHLKGFVDRYGLAEEPVQTLTDPTLELHRMLSLKHSIASTISPWSIKNALRAFGHGHWQKTVEGDPMQQGGLLIVDSEKRVQLIHREKAVGDFMDVSDVFDAAVKLITLDSEEVL, encoded by the coding sequence ATGAGGCTACTAGCTGTTAACGAGACACTGCCTGAGGCTGCACAGGCGCTTTCTCTTTTGAATGAACGTAACGAATCGGTTCGATTTGGATCCCTGCTGGGAGGGCAACCCAGCGTGTTTGTTTTTCTTCGCCACTTTGGCTGTATTGCCTGTAGTGAGCATATTACTGCCTGGAAACCACGCTTTGCCGAGTTTGAGCGTCTGGGCATATGCATCGCTTTGATTGGCAATGGCACGGTTGAGCATCTCAAAGGTTTTGTTGATCGCTATGGTCTTGCTGAAGAGCCCGTTCAAACGCTGACAGATCCGACGCTCGAGCTTCACCGCATGTTGTCTTTGAAGCATTCGATTGCATCGACTATCAGCCCCTGGTCTATTAAGAATGCATTGCGTGCATTTGGCCATGGGCATTGGCAGAAGACGGTTGAAGGTGATCCCATGCAGCAGGGTGGCTTATTAATTGTTGATTCAGAGAAGCGCGTGCAGCTAATTCATCGGGAGAAAGCAGTTGGTGACTTTATGGATGTATCCGATGTTTTCGATGCGGCAGTCAAACTCATCACTTTAGACAGCGA
- a CDS encoding right-handed parallel beta-helix repeat-containing protein has protein sequence MIKFTVSRRQSLFLSAMFLVLPLMCLGKVVYVNHETGDNSWLGVSGKARAPDGPVKTFSKALSLLRPGDTLSIMKTEKPYRERMRLKIKGTAEAPITIEGNGAIIDLGSDISDGPWKKEGDFWSVNVDRKAMKSQWAIAFYRGVPIVMSKSTPFAGYGAEDFLVKKGEDGALLIRFPDGMEPPFTGTYLPGAEKGVMLDNAKYVRIRNLNVRGASNDGFGLHGHCEGIVLENCSAILCGDEGASAHGKSEAEFRDCLFAWNGSSAGGVADVHETVTSYTRCISAFGRGTGFAFKGKKHRLIDSYALGNLRWENAKNSLPKDRVEVVNLVEIPDGPEAYAKARELAEDNPQMKLLVELAKEIHWPEQ, from the coding sequence ATGATTAAATTCACTGTTTCTCGCAGACAATCACTCTTTCTTTCAGCGATGTTTCTGGTTTTGCCGCTCATGTGTTTGGGGAAAGTGGTCTATGTGAATCATGAAACCGGGGATAATAGTTGGTTGGGTGTTTCAGGGAAAGCGAGAGCCCCTGATGGTCCGGTCAAAACATTTTCCAAGGCTCTATCATTGTTGAGACCTGGCGATACGCTTTCCATCATGAAAACGGAGAAGCCTTATCGGGAGCGGATGAGGCTCAAAATCAAAGGCACTGCTGAGGCTCCAATCACGATTGAAGGCAACGGTGCAATCATTGATCTTGGCAGTGATATATCCGATGGACCCTGGAAGAAGGAAGGCGATTTTTGGTCTGTCAATGTGGACAGAAAAGCTATGAAAAGTCAGTGGGCTATTGCTTTTTATCGTGGTGTTCCGATTGTGATGTCTAAAAGCACTCCTTTTGCAGGCTATGGCGCAGAGGATTTTCTCGTGAAGAAGGGCGAAGATGGTGCGCTTTTAATACGCTTTCCGGATGGAATGGAGCCACCATTTACTGGAACTTACCTTCCAGGTGCAGAAAAGGGAGTTATGCTGGATAATGCCAAATACGTTCGGATTAGAAATCTCAATGTCCGTGGTGCAAGTAATGACGGATTTGGGCTGCATGGTCATTGCGAGGGCATTGTGCTGGAAAACTGCTCTGCCATTCTCTGTGGCGATGAAGGAGCTAGTGCCCATGGGAAATCAGAAGCGGAGTTTCGCGACTGCCTTTTTGCCTGGAATGGCTCCAGTGCGGGTGGTGTGGCAGACGTCCATGAAACCGTTACGAGTTATACGCGTTGTATTTCTGCTTTTGGTCGTGGAACTGGTTTTGCTTTTAAGGGCAAAAAGCACCGACTCATCGATTCTTACGCGCTGGGAAATCTTAGATGGGAGAATGCAAAGAACAGCTTACCCAAGGACAGGGTCGAAGTGGTTAACCTTGTCGAGATTCCGGATGGACCTGAAGCATATGCGAAAGCCCGAGAGCTGGCCGAGGATAATCCGCAGATGAAACTCTTGGTTGAATTGGCAAAAGAGATTCATTGGCCGGAGCAATAG